One window from the genome of Pempheris klunzingeri isolate RE-2024b chromosome 7, fPemKlu1.hap1, whole genome shotgun sequence encodes:
- the egr3 gene encoding LOW QUALITY PROTEIN: early growth response protein 3 (The sequence of the model RefSeq protein was modified relative to this genomic sequence to represent the inferred CDS: inserted 1 base in 1 codon) — translation MTGKLAEKLPLTMSSLINTIPDSLYPEEDIPTSMNIFTSTESINHYSQMNSDNIMDLGMGNEKASAEIQYGSSFQSNRSGQTVTYLGKFAFDTPPSGGIGGSGWCSDNNIISLVSAGILGVSPSPGTVTTQTSSSAASMGGQTSDMEQVYGPPLPAYSTCSDLYQDQVSFHHSPATSTALAYPGNDYHSTSKASMDGSLFSMIPDYNLFHHQGEVGVMEHKPFQSMDPIRVNPPPITPLETIRAFKDKQQIHPGFIGGQQHPPQHHPPPQTLTLKPIRPRKYPNRPSKTPVHERPHACPAENCDRRFSRSDELTRHLRIHTGHKPFQCRICMRSFSRSDHLTTHIRTHTGEKPFSCEFCGRKFARSDERKRHAKVHLKQKDKKPADKSSGAAGSHSSPPSSXWGPNRGNVMTVTMCTWTGPSPCPIKRLRKKASRPL, via the exons ATGACAGGGAAACTAGCGGAGAAGCTCCCTCTTACAATGAGCAGTTTAATAAACACGATCCCTGACAGTCTCTACCCAGAAGAGGACATCCCGACGTCTATGAATATTTTCACCAGTACGGAATCTATTAACCACTATTCGCAGATGAACTCAG ATAATATCATGGATCTGGGCATGGGAAACGAGAAAGCAAGCGCAGAGATTCAATATGGATCCAGCTTCCAGTCCAACCGCAGCGGGCAGACTGTCACTTACCTGGGGAAGTTTGCCTTTGACACCCCTCCATCAGGTGGCATTGGTGGCTCTGGCTGGTGCTCTGATAACAATATCATAAGTCTCGTCAGCGCGGGGATCCTGGGCGTTTCTCCTTCACCTGGCACGGTAACGACGCAGACATCATCCTCCGCAGCCAGCATGGGCGGACAGACATCAGATATGGAGCAGGTGTACGGTCCACCACTGCCCGCCTATTCCACCTGCAGCGACCTGTACCAGGACCAGGTCTCCTTCCACCACAGCCCTGCCACCAGCACAGCTCTAGCCTACCCTGGCAATGACTATCACTCCACGTCCAAAGCCTCCATGGATGGCAGCCTTTTCTCCATGATCCCCGACTACAACCTTTTCCACCATCAGGGGGAGGTTGGCGTGATGGAGCACAAGCCCTTCCAGAGCATGGACCCCATTCGAGTCAACCCTCCACCCATCACGCCCCTGGAGACCATCAGAGCTTTCAAAGACAAGCAGCAGATTCATCCGGGTTTCATCGGTGGGCAGCAGCACCCTCCTCAGCACCACCCGCCGCCACAGACTCTCACCCTTAAACCCATCCGACCACGGAAGTACCCCAACCGTCCCAGCAAAACCCCCGTCCACGAACGGCCGCATGCCTGTCCGGCAGAGAACTGTGACAGACGCTTCTCACGCTCAGACGAGCTCACACGTCACCTTCGCATCCACACAGGTCACAAACCCTTCCAGTGCCGAATATGCATGCGCTCCTTCAGCCGGAGTGACCACCTGACCACGCAcatccgcacacacacaggcgagAAGCCCTTCTCCTGTGAGTTCTGTGGACGCAAGTTTGCCAGAAGTGACGAGCGAAAGAGACACGCAAAGGTTCACCTGAAACAGAAGGACAAGAAGCCAGCAGACAAGAGCAGTGGGGCAGCTGGGAGCCACAGCTCGCCACCCAGCT TGTGGGGGCCCAACCGTGGGAACGTCATGACCGTCACCATGTGCACTTGGACTGGACCCTCACCATGCCCCATAAAGAGACTTAGGAAGAAGGCATCACGTCCTCTATGA